One region of Streptomyces capillispiralis genomic DNA includes:
- a CDS encoding DUF5107 domain-containing protein has protein sequence MEIVTTIRHEVLTLPAAHLGRDNPLPPLRPLDETHRVEDRDKAGLPRDMARQIGYAPLHSLLPVRVRDGYDRRREPRTVDALVIENDRLRATVLPGLGGRIASLVHRPTGRELLYRNPVFQPANFALNGAWFSGGVEWNIGATGHTTLSCSPVHAARVPAPDGGEMLRLWEWERLRDLPFQVDLWLPDGSDFLHVGVRIRNPHEKPVPAYWWSNIAVPEDCRVLAPADEAWHFGYERRLRRVPVPVYDGVDRTYPPNSTYAADYFYEVPERHRRWIAALDADGHGLVQTSTDVLRGRKLFVWGRGPGGRRWQQWLTEPGTGGYCEIQAGLARTQLEHVRLDAEDEVSWLEAYGPFAARPEGEWADVRAEAENRLEAALPRAAVDAAYAAWRPYADTEPGERLAAGSGWGALEVLRAGWKLPGTPFEESTLGEEQEPWLHLLRAGSLPERPVGRPPGGTLVARPWRDMLETAPATPLAEYHLGVAQWHAGDRAQAVRSWERGLRDAPARWPLLRCLAVADQEERHPERAAERYAEAFDDLCRDRGAHGDGGDGGDEDGEWAALAAALGREAVEALLAVGRAGEARAVWERLDPATRTRGRFRLIEAGLLLAEGRRDRARAVFDAGFEVADLREGDEVIGRLWTEITGEPLPERHDFRMRPTP, from the coding sequence ATGGAGATCGTGACGACGATCCGACATGAGGTTCTGACGCTGCCCGCCGCACACCTCGGCCGGGACAACCCGCTGCCCCCACTGCGCCCCCTCGACGAGACGCACCGCGTAGAGGACCGCGACAAGGCCGGCCTGCCGCGCGACATGGCCCGGCAGATCGGCTACGCACCCCTGCACAGCCTGCTGCCCGTGCGCGTCCGCGACGGCTACGACCGGCGGCGCGAACCCCGCACGGTCGACGCCCTGGTGATCGAGAACGACCGGCTGCGGGCGACCGTGCTGCCCGGGCTCGGCGGCCGGATCGCCTCCCTCGTCCACCGGCCCACCGGCCGCGAACTCCTCTACCGCAACCCGGTGTTCCAGCCCGCCAACTTCGCCCTCAACGGCGCCTGGTTCTCCGGCGGCGTCGAATGGAACATCGGCGCCACCGGCCACACCACCCTGTCCTGCTCACCCGTGCACGCCGCCCGCGTCCCCGCCCCCGACGGCGGGGAGATGCTCCGGCTGTGGGAGTGGGAGCGCCTGCGCGACCTGCCCTTCCAGGTCGACCTGTGGCTGCCGGACGGCTCCGACTTCCTCCACGTCGGCGTCCGGATCCGCAATCCGCACGAGAAGCCGGTGCCGGCGTACTGGTGGTCCAACATCGCCGTCCCCGAGGACTGCCGCGTCCTCGCCCCGGCGGACGAGGCCTGGCACTTCGGCTACGAGCGCCGGCTGCGCCGCGTACCCGTCCCGGTGTACGACGGCGTCGACCGCACGTACCCGCCGAACAGCACCTACGCCGCCGACTACTTCTACGAGGTCCCCGAGCGGCACCGGCGCTGGATCGCCGCGCTGGACGCCGACGGCCACGGGCTGGTGCAGACCTCCACCGACGTGCTGCGCGGCCGGAAGCTTTTCGTGTGGGGCCGGGGCCCCGGCGGGCGGCGCTGGCAGCAGTGGCTCACCGAGCCCGGCACCGGCGGCTACTGCGAGATCCAGGCGGGCCTGGCCCGCACCCAGTTGGAGCACGTCCGGCTGGACGCCGAGGACGAGGTGTCCTGGCTGGAGGCGTACGGGCCGTTCGCCGCGCGCCCCGAGGGGGAGTGGGCCGACGTACGGGCAGAGGCGGAGAACCGGCTCGAAGCGGCGCTGCCGCGCGCCGCGGTCGACGCCGCCTACGCGGCCTGGCGGCCGTACGCCGACACCGAACCCGGCGAGCGGCTCGCGGCCGGCTCCGGCTGGGGCGCGCTGGAGGTGCTGCGCGCCGGCTGGAAGCTGCCCGGCACGCCCTTCGAGGAGAGCACCCTGGGCGAGGAACAGGAACCCTGGCTGCACCTGCTGCGGGCCGGCTCCCTCCCCGAGCGGCCCGTCGGCCGCCCGCCCGGTGGCACGCTCGTCGCCCGGCCCTGGCGGGACATGCTGGAGACGGCCCCCGCGACGCCGCTCGCCGAATACCACCTCGGGGTCGCCCAGTGGCACGCCGGCGACCGGGCGCAGGCGGTGCGCAGTTGGGAACGGGGCCTGCGGGACGCTCCCGCGCGCTGGCCGCTGCTGCGCTGCCTCGCCGTCGCCGACCAGGAGGAGCGCCACCCCGAGCGGGCCGCCGAACGGTACGCGGAGGCCTTCGACGACCTCTGCCGCGACCGCGGCGCCCACGGTGACGGGGGTGACGGGGGTGACGAGGACGGTGAGTGGGCGGCGCTCGCCGCCGCGCTCGGCCGGGAGGCGGTCGAGGCGCTGCTCGCCGTCGGGCGTGCCGGGGAGGCGCGGGCCGTATGGGAGCGGCTGGACCCGGCCACCCGGACCCGTGGCCGGTTCCGGCTGATCGAGGCCGGGCTGCTGCTCGCCGAGGGGCGGCGGGACCGGGCCCGCGCCGTCTTCGACGCGGGCTTCGAGGTCGCCGATCTGAGGGAGGGGGACGAGGTCATCGGGCGGCTGTGGACCGAGATCACCGGCGAACCGCTGCCGGAGCGCCACGACTTCCGGATGCGGCCCACGCCGTGA
- a CDS encoding arginase family protein — protein sequence MRNIVVVDAPSNLGLRPPAPGTVPGCHKLAGALREQRIVQRLKAVEGGVVVPPRYDRGDWQEGDGVFNAAALASYTRKLADRVEHHVRAGDLTVVLGGDCSVQLGASLALRRLGRYGLVAVDASPDFRHPGNSDGIGAAGGEEVALATGRGQEDLTDLEGLRPYLRDEDVRFFGIRDYFEEERAELAALKIPVVTVGDLREWGADALARTTAQSYAAPGLDGFWVHLDADVLDPSVMPAVDSPDPDGLHPGELLALLRPLLTSPHCAGLTVTIYDPDLDPDATAGALLADTVVAAFGRT from the coding sequence ATGCGGAACATCGTCGTGGTGGACGCCCCCTCCAACCTGGGCCTGCGTCCGCCCGCCCCCGGCACCGTGCCCGGCTGCCACAAGCTGGCCGGCGCACTGCGTGAACAGCGGATCGTCCAGCGGCTGAAGGCCGTGGAGGGTGGGGTGGTCGTGCCGCCGCGCTACGACCGGGGCGACTGGCAGGAGGGCGACGGCGTCTTCAACGCCGCCGCCCTCGCCTCCTACACCCGCAAGCTCGCCGACCGCGTCGAACACCATGTGCGCGCCGGTGACCTGACCGTCGTCCTCGGCGGCGACTGCTCCGTCCAGCTCGGCGCCTCGCTCGCGCTGCGCCGCCTCGGACGGTACGGGCTGGTCGCGGTGGACGCCTCCCCTGACTTCCGCCACCCCGGCAACTCGGACGGCATCGGGGCGGCCGGCGGCGAGGAGGTCGCCCTGGCCACCGGGCGCGGCCAGGAGGACCTCACCGACCTGGAAGGACTCCGGCCCTACCTGCGCGACGAGGACGTGCGGTTCTTCGGCATCCGCGACTACTTCGAGGAGGAGCGCGCCGAACTCGCCGCCCTGAAGATCCCCGTCGTCACCGTCGGGGACCTGCGGGAATGGGGTGCCGACGCGCTCGCCCGCACCACCGCACAGTCCTATGCCGCGCCGGGACTCGACGGCTTCTGGGTGCACCTGGACGCCGACGTCCTCGACCCGTCCGTCATGCCCGCGGTCGACAGCCCCGACCCGGACGGCCTGCACCCCGGCGAACTCCTCGCCCTGCTGCGCCCGTTGCTCACCTCACCGCACTGCGCCGGCCTCACGGTCACCATCTACGACCCCGACCTCGACCCGGACGCCACGGCCGGGGCCCTGCTCGCCGACACCGTGGTGGCGGCCTTCGGGCGAACCTGA
- a CDS encoding GNAT family N-acetyltransferase, whose protein sequence is MPHSASRYLAEGRRVGLRHFTPADGAEFTTRARQSKDLHHPWLFPPDSPGAYAAYAARLIEDPTKAGFLVCEKEADGALAGFININNIVEGGFQSGALGYGAFAHAAGRGLMREGLDLVVRHAFGPMGLHRLEINVQPANAASIALARACGFRLEGFSPKMLFIDGAWRDHQRWAITREMTAASG, encoded by the coding sequence ATGCCGCACTCCGCTTCCCGCTACCTCGCCGAGGGCCGCCGCGTGGGACTGCGTCACTTCACCCCGGCGGACGGCGCCGAGTTCACCACGCGCGCCCGGCAGAGCAAGGACCTGCACCACCCCTGGCTGTTCCCGCCGGACAGCCCCGGGGCGTACGCCGCGTACGCGGCGCGGCTGATCGAGGACCCGACCAAGGCGGGCTTCCTGGTCTGCGAGAAGGAGGCGGACGGCGCCCTCGCCGGCTTCATCAACATCAACAACATCGTCGAGGGCGGCTTCCAGTCCGGTGCGCTGGGCTACGGAGCCTTCGCGCACGCGGCGGGGCGCGGACTGATGCGCGAGGGGCTGGACCTGGTGGTGCGCCACGCCTTCGGCCCGATGGGGCTGCACCGGCTGGAGATCAACGTGCAGCCCGCCAACGCCGCCTCCATCGCCCTGGCCCGCGCCTGCGGTTTCCGCCTGGAGGGCTTCTCGCCGAAGATGCTGTTCATCGACGGGGCCTGGCGCGACCACCAACGCTGGGCGATCACCCGGGAGATGACGGCCGCCTCCGGCTGA